Proteins encoded by one window of Paenibacillus sp. DCT19:
- a CDS encoding discoidin domain-containing protein, which translates to MIKKSRIAIIVAFLLLAYHFSAVVPTTQAAGDETNIAATLFVLKNESEVNNAKIHWAPVDGATGYELLRSENNGAYELLQTLTGTTTDDYGLQLGSTYTYQVKAYGGSSVITSAVSPEYTPYVLPANLTTFDNTTKSTLNLPNELKVGDTYYRFNFVQKPTGGFGQMIQQTSTDDITYGNDKVVLSYTDHPDLADSKFEGINILYHESTNQFVFWAHYENSTDYTLARVSVASATPGEDFTFHKSFRPGGNESRDISIFKDDDGTAYLISTANNNSDTILYQLTSDWLDVDHQVSTIYQNQHRELPKVIKKDGIYYLFSSQAAGWYPSIPMYSSATSLDGQWSELRVIGNTSTFSAQSGSVMRVTPDTGDNVVMVAYRWMFGWAGTQNGTTEERLLPVWFSNGYAFYDYFDQVLYDTDNDVVVPVQHGKLLSQGKEATAQTATGTRPASYANDGSYQTEWVGTSVAWPHWWKVDLGSEQQINNVQISWWMQKGSEGFYKYKIETSNDNVNWTVALDRTDNKSYGFTSDTLSSTARYVRINMQGATLHNNPNNWYTPRLWEVKVFGEDIE; encoded by the coding sequence ATGATAAAAAAATCAAGAATAGCAATCATTGTTGCATTTCTATTGCTGGCATACCATTTCTCTGCTGTTGTACCAACCACTCAAGCTGCGGGTGATGAGACGAATATTGCTGCAACGCTGTTTGTACTAAAGAACGAATCTGAGGTGAACAATGCCAAGATCCACTGGGCGCCTGTTGACGGAGCAACCGGGTACGAATTGCTTCGATCCGAGAACAATGGAGCTTATGAGTTATTACAGACCTTAACCGGGACAACAACAGATGATTATGGTCTTCAACTAGGTAGCACATACACCTATCAAGTGAAGGCATATGGGGGAAGCTCCGTGATAACATCCGCGGTTTCACCCGAATATACGCCATATGTGCTTCCAGCGAATCTTACGACGTTTGATAACACCACTAAGTCAACGCTGAACCTGCCGAATGAGCTGAAAGTCGGGGATACCTACTACAGATTCAACTTTGTGCAAAAGCCTACAGGTGGATTCGGTCAGATGATCCAACAGACGTCAACCGATGATATTACCTATGGTAACGATAAAGTAGTGTTATCTTATACCGATCATCCAGACTTAGCGGATAGCAAATTTGAAGGCATCAATATTTTATATCATGAGTCCACCAATCAGTTTGTATTTTGGGCTCACTATGAGAACAGCACAGACTATACACTTGCCAGAGTGTCGGTGGCATCTGCCACGCCTGGAGAAGATTTTACATTTCATAAGAGCTTCCGACCAGGTGGAAATGAATCCAGAGATATCTCTATTTTCAAAGATGATGATGGGACAGCGTACTTGATCTCAACGGCGAATAATAATTCGGATACGATATTGTATCAGTTAACCTCCGATTGGCTAGATGTCGATCATCAAGTGTCTACTATTTATCAGAACCAGCACCGGGAACTGCCCAAGGTAATCAAGAAAGACGGTATCTATTATTTATTTTCCTCCCAAGCTGCGGGCTGGTATCCAAGCATACCGATGTACTCATCTGCCACAAGCCTCGATGGACAGTGGTCTGAACTACGCGTAATTGGCAATACCTCGACCTTCTCGGCACAGTCTGGCTCAGTTATGCGGGTAACGCCAGATACAGGTGACAATGTTGTGATGGTTGCATATCGCTGGATGTTCGGATGGGCAGGCACGCAAAATGGAACCACAGAGGAACGATTGTTACCTGTTTGGTTCTCTAATGGATACGCATTCTATGATTATTTTGATCAGGTTCTCTACGATACGGACAATGATGTCGTCGTGCCTGTACAGCATGGAAAACTGCTGTCACAAGGGAAAGAGGCAACCGCACAAACGGCTACAGGAACGAGACCAGCAAGTTACGCCAATGATGGCAGCTATCAAACCGAATGGGTGGGTACTAGCGTTGCGTGGCCACATTGGTGGAAGGTAGATCTCGGATCAGAACAGCAGATTAATAATGTACAGATTTCGTGGTGGATGCAAAAGGGCTCCGAAGGATTCTATAAATATAAAATCGAGACGAGCAACGATAATGTGAATTGGACTGTTGCATTGGATCGAACGGATAATAAATCCTACGGATTTACTTCGGACACCCTCTCTAGCACGGCTAGATATGTGCGAATCAATATGCAGGGTGCTACGCTTCACAATAATCCTAACAACTGGTACACACCAAGACTATGGGAAGTCAAAGTGTTTGGAGAGGACATCGAGTAA
- a CDS encoding family 43 glycosylhydrolase, with amino-acid sequence MKTTLVNGSLWNDVNGEPIHAHGGHMLYHEGYYYWYGEDRRDDNYVSCYRSKDLFQWEFRNHILTTSTPTASIRVRTKLELVNDEGGKVNLERPKVLFNSVTKKFVLWVHYENGKNYNDAACAVATSDYPDRQFVYHGSFNPYGYMSRDCTLFQDNDGTAYFISAARDNADLHIYRLQEDYLNVERLVSKLWQGEYREAPAVFKRNEKYYMVTSFCTGWNPNQGKYAIADSMQGSWSMLHDFGDETTYRTQPAFVLKRSAQEYLYFSDRWNGSDYFQSSYVVLPIEFNDAVPVLNEYATLTLDGETDSILFAK; translated from the coding sequence ATGAAGACAACATTAGTCAACGGTAGTCTCTGGAATGATGTCAACGGTGAACCCATTCATGCTCATGGTGGGCATATGTTATATCATGAAGGTTACTATTATTGGTACGGTGAAGACCGAAGAGATGATAACTATGTGAGTTGTTACCGATCCAAGGATCTATTCCAGTGGGAGTTTCGGAATCACATCCTGACGACTTCGACTCCCACGGCATCCATTCGAGTCCGCACCAAGCTGGAATTAGTGAATGATGAGGGTGGGAAGGTAAACCTTGAGCGTCCCAAAGTTCTGTTTAATTCCGTGACTAAGAAATTTGTGCTCTGGGTGCACTATGAAAATGGAAAGAACTACAATGACGCGGCATGTGCTGTAGCCACCTCTGATTATCCGGATCGTCAATTTGTCTATCATGGCAGTTTCAATCCTTACGGGTATATGTCGAGAGACTGCACACTCTTCCAGGATAATGATGGAACAGCCTATTTTATCTCAGCTGCCAGAGACAATGCGGATCTGCATATCTATCGTCTTCAGGAAGATTATCTGAATGTGGAACGTTTAGTTTCGAAGCTGTGGCAGGGAGAATATCGGGAAGCCCCAGCCGTGTTCAAGCGAAATGAGAAGTATTATATGGTTACCTCTTTTTGCACAGGATGGAATCCGAACCAAGGGAAATATGCAATCGCGGATTCAATGCAAGGTTCGTGGAGCATGCTCCATGACTTCGGTGATGAGACGACGTATCGTACACAGCCGGCTTTTGTACTGAAGCGATCAGCGCAGGAGTACCTTTATTTTTCGGATCGCTGGAATGGGTCGGATTATTTTCAGTCCAGTTATGTCGTGTTACCTATTGAGTTCAATGACGCTGTGCCCGTTCTTAACGAGTATGCTACGTTGACCTTGGATGGAGAGACGGATTCAATCCTGTTTGCAAAATAG